One genomic region from Capra hircus breed San Clemente chromosome 18, ASM170441v1, whole genome shotgun sequence encodes:
- the LOC108633327 gene encoding LOW QUALITY PROTEIN: cytochrome P450 2B11-like (The sequence of the model RefSeq protein was modified relative to this genomic sequence to represent the inferred CDS: deleted 1 base in 1 codon), with amino-acid sequence MEGTPVYSILSSALHDPRHFEKPDALYPGCFLDAQGKFKKPQVFIPSSIRKCLCLDESLAHSQPFLIFTSLLQNFSLGSQKAPEDIDLTPRWFKLYSGFLKFLPGAHRQVYKNLQDVNAFIDHSVEKIRETLDPNVPPYFHPPPPDFIDSYLLCLDTEKSNPNSKCHERNLIITALSLFFPGPETTSTTLRYGLLFTLIYLHIAERIHKEIDQVIGSYRPPALDDRAQMPHTDAVIYEIQRFADLIPICVSHMVTKDALFRGYILPRGTAVYPILSSALHDPGYFEKPDAFNPDHFLEGIACTDLFLFFTITLQNFSVASPMTYEDIDQTPQESGVGRVSPFYKIQFLHHQRKEGYSSP; translated from the exons ATGGAG GGCACTCCTGTGTACTCCATCCTGAGTTCTGCCCTCCATGACCCACGCCACTTTGAGAAGCCAGATGCCCTCTACCCTGGCTGCTTCCTGGATGCGCAGGGCAAGTTCAAGAAGCCACAAGTCTTCATTCCATCCTCCATAA GAAAATGCCTCTGTCTGGATGAGAGTTTGGCCCACTCCCAGCCCTTCCTCATCTTTACCTCCTTGCTGCAGAACTTCTCCTTGGGGTCTCAGAAGGCCCCTGAGGACATTGACCTTACACCAAGG TGGTTCAAGCTCTACTCTGGCTTCTTGAAGTTCCTTCCTGGTGCTCACAGGCAAGTCTACAAAAACCTGCAGGATGTCAACGCCTTCATCGACCACAGTGTGGAGAAGATCCGTGAAACCCTGGACCCCAATGTGCCCCCCTACTtccaccctcctcct ccagaCTTCATCGACTCCTACCTGCTCTGCTTGGATACA GAGAAGTCCAACCCCAATAGCAAGTGCCACGAGCGCAACCTCATCATCACTgctctgtctctcttcttccctGGCCCTGAGACCACCAGCACCACACTCCGCTATGGACTCCTGTTCACACTCATATacctccacattgcag AGAGAATCCACAAGGAGATTGATCAGGTGATTGGCTCATATCGCCCTCCAGCCCTGGATGACAGAGCCCAAATGCCACACACGGATGCAGTCATCTATGAGATTCAGAGATTTGCGGACCTCATCCCCATTTGCGTGTCCCACATGGTCACTAAAGACGCTCTTTTCCGAGGGTACATCCTCCCGAGG GGCACAGCAGTCTATCCCATCCTGAGCTCTGCTCTCCATGATCCGGGTTACTTTGAAAAACCAGATGCCTTCAACCCTGACCACTTTCT TGAAGGCATTGCTTGCACAGACTTATTCCTCTTCTTCACCATCACCCTCCAGAACTTCTCCGTGGCCAGTCCCATGACCTATGAGGACATTGACCAGACTCCCCAGGAGAGTGGAGTGGGCAGAGTGTCCCCATTCTACAAGATCCAGTTCCTGCACCATCAAAGGAAGGAAG GCTACAGCTCACCCTGA